A DNA window from Branchiostoma lanceolatum isolate klBraLanc5 chromosome 17, klBraLanc5.hap2, whole genome shotgun sequence contains the following coding sequences:
- the LOC136423257 gene encoding contactin-associated protein like 5-1-like, with the protein MKSVVCLVFLTTAGFTSGQSTQEVRAHSGYTQEGQCSYTFVLPPSSVQQCGSGQGETDLQQIREQMQNNYQELRQQNDVLQQRLSALEGNTRNTTQSGPGDKNGLPSSCTEVTERSGFNTDRFYVIDPDGPDRGVLPMVVQCDVEGGTAITLIGHNSEARTHVNGFGGPGSYSKKVTYWNNMGQVRVLIDHSSLCKQHIKVGAVYM; encoded by the exons ATGAAGTCTGTTGTCTGTCTAGTGTTCCTTACTACGGCGGGCTTCACATCAGGCCAGTCCACCCAAGAG GTGCGAGCACACAGTGGTTACACGCAGGAGGGGCAGTGTTCCTACACATTTGTGCTCCCCCCGTCCAGTGTGCAGCAGTGTGGTTCGGGACAGGGAGAGACCGATTTACAACAGATTCGTGAGCAG ATGCAAAACAACTATCAGGAGCTGAGGCAACAGAATGATGTTCTTCAGCAGAGGCTGTCAGCCCTTGAAGGAAACACCAGGAACACAACTCAGTCTGGCCCAGGAG ACAAAAATGGTCTACCCTCCAGCTGCACTGAAGTAACAGAAAGAAGTGGATTTAACACTGACCGATTCTACGTGATCGACCCTGACGGACCAGACCGTGGAGTCCTGCCGATGGTTGTTCAGTGTGATGTTGAGGGAGGAACAG CAATTACCCTGATTGGCCACAACAGCGAGGCTCGGACACATGTGAATGGGTTTGGTGGTCCAGGATCCTACTCCAAGAAGGTGACATACTGGAACAACATGGGCCAAGTGAGAGTTCTGATAGACCACTCAAGCTTGTGCAAACAGCATATCAAGGTGGGTGCtgtttacatgtag
- the LOC136423259 gene encoding contactin-associated protein-like 5, with amino-acid sequence MQNNYQELRQQNDVLQQRLSALEGNTKNTTQPGPGDKNGLPSSCTEVTERSGFNTDRFYVIDPDGPDRGVLPMTVQCDVEGGTAITLIGHNSETRTHVNAFTGPGSYSKNVTYWNNMDQMRVLIDQSSLCKQHIKYECYHSVIWDSAGTPHAWWVTWDGRQADYWGGASPGSGKCACGHSGTCSKRCNCDADDSTWREDSGFLFHKDDLPVTQLRFGDTSRRTEQGHHTLGKLICYP; translated from the exons ATGCAAAACAACTATCAGGAGCTGAGGCAACAGAATGATGTTCTTCAGCAGAGGCTGTCAGCCCTTGAAGGAAACACCAAGAACACAACTCAGCCTGGCCCAGGGG ACAAAAATGGTCTACCGTCCAGCTGCACGGAAGTAACAGAAAGAAGTGGATTCAACACTGACCGATTCTACGTGATCGACCCTGACGGACCAGACCGTGGGGTCCTGCCGATGACTGTTCAGTGTGATGTTGAGGGAGGAACAG CAATCACCCTGATTGGCCACAACAGTGAGACACGGACACATGTAAATGCGTTTACTGGTCCAGGATCCTACTCCAAGAATGTGACATACTGGAACAACATGGATCAAATGAGAGTTCTGATAGACCAGTCAAGCTTGTGCAAACAGCATATCAAG TATGAATGCTATCACTCAGTGATCTGGGACTCGGCTGGCACACCCCACGCCTGGTGGGTGACTTGGGATGGTCGCCAGGCTGACTACTGGGGAGGTGCCAGTCCTGGGAGTGGGAAATGTGCCTGTGGACACTCAG GCACATGCTCTAAGAGATGCAACTGTGATGCCGATGATAGCACATGGCGTGAAGATTCTGGGTTCTTGTTCCATAAGGATGACCTGCCAGTCACCCAGCTCAGGTTTGGGGATACTAGTAGACGTACTGAACAGGGGCATCACACCCTAGGGAAACTCATCTGCTACCCCTGA
- the LOC136423434 gene encoding cytochrome b-c1 complex subunit 7-like isoform X1: MASRVAAKQTGGVFRMMQKWYYERAAFNQIGLLRDDTLRETEDVKEAVKRLPEDVYNARAFRIKRALDLDMKKQVLPKEQWTKFEEDIRYLQPYLDEVWREKKEKEEWDSRY; this comes from the exons ATGGCGTCGCGTGTCGCAGCGAAACAGACGGGTGGCGTATTTCGAATGATGCAAAAATGGTACTACGAACGGGCAGCCTTCAACCAGATCGGGCTGTTGAGAGACGACACTCTTCGTGAGACCGAGGACGTGAAAGAAGCGGTGAAGCGGCTTCCCGAAGACGTGTACAACGCCAGAGCTTTCCGTATCAAACGAGCGCTCGACCTTGACATGAAGAAACAG GTTCTACCGAAGGAGCAGTGGACGAAGTTTGAGGAGGACATCCGATACCTGCAGCCTTACCTGGACGAGGTTTGGAGGgagaagaaagagaaggagGAATGGGACAGCCGCTATTGA
- the LOC136423431 gene encoding uncharacterized protein isoform X1, which produces MPGTLLRRPLPPKERQQPSVPMISPSPSPDIYRVHTPPHPLRLSPVPSLPSVVPSLASGMHLSQLEAPRDGLQSPVPTIDSKFMVAQKLEKQRSDTAGFIIKQNLLLPYKPRGPDFFPHREPKRPPPVSLTDLFREENFSDKKEPDFTLDDFHVDMSQVPTMPRRELQRAVLSKQNYNKMIKMLSEEFSPRQEEVRTTEVRGEDVGVPEFKHRIPQRQLMIEMAAIIGDSMKLLRATMESEDEEEEVETRVSSGPLLHQKTHSRGVFLTAPPTAAPPSTPSTAPKQLSRYPSTALPPPSASPFHDSATPSEPPGTAELMLYHPDTPSTALPTSAGSMDLPLSAPPTAEPTDYLTPFTNIQASMPHLTSPPTAALVAQRALYSRMPSTAPVRPPDTSKLVAVPSTAPGLLSSSNHERAERKDPARGLSLEGYPTLPPIASERASIPPTEMSMPMSTTFEEETVTTETVEEKIPPKISEEPSKRGTATGTANRGTPKTPGRLSRREKEVLEAVRQQLVSEYPEADALFNTVTNKYFMGSRRSGSPFEAQGEDDTISPTELAVLDTIVNGGHVLSIKAHFVNQLPDIAPITNTLVYLNLSFNDFHSFPSAVLLLKNLEILKMRNNPINEIPQGIYKLRKLRTFVLSYCMVTSLPLSFYTLTDLQYVDLSYNRISFLPNDVRRLQKLYDLNLEGNQLAAMPCGSLKLRRLKHLKVKNNFMHPLLWKENAEKMPQRLIDMCSVVLMKDDLYRSYRNLPVTAQSILDSTDGVCDCCHGPLYGPGIRLIRPCSKIFGIRKLPFLFVACSPHCHNIFMTSTASISKLLYEDD; this is translated from the exons ATGCCGGGGACTCTGCTACGAAGGCCGCTCCCGCCAAAGGAGCGGCAGCAGCCATCG GTGCCGATGATATCCCCCAGCCCCAGCCCTGACATCTACCGTGTACacacccctccccaccccctgcGCCTGTCCCCCGTCCCCAGCCTGCCTAGTGTCGTGCCCAGCCTCGCGTCCGGGATGCATCTGTCGCAGCTCGAGGCTCCGCGTGACGGCCTCCAGTCCCCCGTTCCCACCATCGACAGCAAGTTCATGGTCGCACAGAAGCTCGAAAAGCAACGCAGCGACACTGCCGGCTTCATCATCAAACAAAACCTCCTCCTACCATACAAGCCTCGCGGACCGGACTTCTTTCCGCACAGGGAGCCAAAAAGACCCCCTCCCGTGTCGCTGACAGATCTATTCCGCGAGGAAAACTTTTCGGACAAGAAAGAGCCAGATTTCACCTTAGATGACTTCCATGTCGACATGTCCCAAGTGCCAACGATGCCAAGGAGAGAGCTTCAGAGAGCAGTCTTATCTAAACAGAACTATAACAAAATGATAAAGATGTTGAGTGAGGAGTTTTCACCCAGACAGGAGGAAGTCAGGACGACAGAGGTTCGTGGAGAGGATGTCGGGGTGCCGGAGTTCAAACACAGGATCCCACAGAGACAGCTCATGATTG AAATGGCTGCCATCATCGGTGATTCCATGAAGCTGCTGAGAGCCACCATGGAGAGTGAAGATGAGGAAGAGGAGGTAGAGACACGGGTCAGCTCAGGACCTCTGCTCCACCAGAAAACTCACAG TCGTGGGGTGTTCCTCACTGCGCCCCCCACAGCAGCACCCCCATCCACACCCTCCACCGCACCAAAGCAACTCTCCAGATACCCCAGCACGGCCTTACCGCCTCCATCTGCGTCCCCCTTCCACGACTCCGCGACTCCCAGCGAGCCTCCCGGAACGGCGGAGCTCATGTTGTATCACCCGGACACTCCGAGCACGGCGCTTCCTACATCCGCCGGCAGTATGGACCTACCATTGTCTGCGCCACCTACAGCGGAGCCTACCGACTATCTAACGCCGTTCACCAACATCCAGGCGTCCATGCCACATCTCACCTCACCACCAACTGCAGCGCTTGTTGCACAGAGGGCGCTGTACTCAAGGATGCCAAGCACTGCCCCCGTCAGACCCCCTGATACAAGCAAATTAGTCGCCGTGCCATCAACAGCTCCCGGCTTGTTATCCTCGTCCAATCACGAGAGAGCGGAAAGAAAGGACCCCGCAAGAGGGTTATCATTAGAGGGGTATCCCACGCTACCTCCCATAGCAAGCGAGAGAGCGAGTATTCCACCAACGGAGATGTCCATGCCAATGTCGACCACTTTTGAGGAAGAGACGGTCACTACAGAAACGGTGGAGGAAAAAATCCCTCCAAAGATATCGGAAGAGCCCAGCAAAAGAGGCACGGCCACAGGAACGGCTAATAGGGGTACTCCTAAGACGCCGGGACGACTCTCGAGAAGAGAGAAGGAGGTCCTAGAAGCCGTGAGGCAGCA GTTGGTGTCTGAGTACCCAGAGGCAGACGCTCTGTTCAACACGGTCACTAACAAGTACTTCATGGGGAGTCGCAGGAGTGGGTCACCTTTTG AAGCACAAGGAGAGGATGACACCATCTCCCCGACTGAGCTGGCAGTGTTGGATACTATAGTCAATGGAGGACATGTTCTCAGCATCAAG GCCCACTTTGTCAACCAGCTACCAGACATTGCACCCATCACCAACACCTTGGTCTACCTCAACTTGTCTTTCAACGACTTCCAT TCGTTCCCTTCTGCAGTTTTACTTCTCAAAAATCTTGAGATACTGAAGATGAGAAACAACCCCATCAACGAGATCCCACAAG GTATCTACAAGTTGAGGAAGCTGCGAACGTTTGTCCTGTCTTACTGCATGGTGACAAGTCTCCCTCTAAG CTTCTACACCCTGACTGACCTCCAGTATGTGGACCTGTCCTACAACAGGATCTCCTTCCTGCCAAATGATGTCAGGAGGCTGCA GAAATTGTATGACCTGAACTTGGAGGGAAACCAGTTGGCGGCCATGCCATGTGGTTCCCTGAAACTACGCCGTCTCAAACATCTCAAGGTCAAGAACAACTTCATGCACCCCCTGCTGTGGAAGGAGAATGCTGAGAAAATGCCTCAG CGTTTGATTGACATGTGCTCGGTGGTGCTTATGAAGGATGACCTGTACCGCAGTTATCGCAACCTTCCTGTTACGGCCCAAAGCATCCTGGACAG TACCGACGGAGTTTGCGACTGTTGTCACGGTCCCCTGTACGGTCCAGGCATCCGCCTCATCAGGCCCTGCTCCAAGATCTTCGGCATCAGGAAACTCCCCTTCTTATTCGTGGCCTGCTCTCCCCATTGTCACAACATCTTCATGACAAGTACAGCATCCATCTCCAAACTACTGTATGAAGATGACTGA
- the LOC136423431 gene encoding leucine-rich repeat-containing protein 63-like isoform X2, whose protein sequence is MPGTLLRRPLPPKERQQPSVPMISPSPSPDIYRVHTPPHPLRLSPVPSLPSVVPSLASGMHLSQLEAPRDGLQSPVPTIDSKFMVAQKLEKQRSDTAGFIIKQNLLLPYKPRGPDFFPHREPKRPPPVSLTDLFREENFSDKKEPDFTLDDFHVDMSQVPTMPRRELQRAVLSKQNYNKMIKMLSEEFSPRQEEVRTTEVRGEDVGVPEFKHRIPQRQLMIEMAAIIGDSMKLLRATMESEDEEEEVETRVSSGPLLHQKTHRLVSEYPEADALFNTVTNKYFMGSRRSGSPFEAQGEDDTISPTELAVLDTIVNGGHVLSIKAHFVNQLPDIAPITNTLVYLNLSFNDFHSFPSAVLLLKNLEILKMRNNPINEIPQGIYKLRKLRTFVLSYCMVTSLPLSFYTLTDLQYVDLSYNRISFLPNDVRRLQKLYDLNLEGNQLAAMPCGSLKLRRLKHLKVKNNFMHPLLWKENAEKMPQRLIDMCSVVLMKDDLYRSYRNLPVTAQSILDSTDGVCDCCHGPLYGPGIRLIRPCSKIFGIRKLPFLFVACSPHCHNIFMTSTASISKLLYEDD, encoded by the exons ATGCCGGGGACTCTGCTACGAAGGCCGCTCCCGCCAAAGGAGCGGCAGCAGCCATCG GTGCCGATGATATCCCCCAGCCCCAGCCCTGACATCTACCGTGTACacacccctccccaccccctgcGCCTGTCCCCCGTCCCCAGCCTGCCTAGTGTCGTGCCCAGCCTCGCGTCCGGGATGCATCTGTCGCAGCTCGAGGCTCCGCGTGACGGCCTCCAGTCCCCCGTTCCCACCATCGACAGCAAGTTCATGGTCGCACAGAAGCTCGAAAAGCAACGCAGCGACACTGCCGGCTTCATCATCAAACAAAACCTCCTCCTACCATACAAGCCTCGCGGACCGGACTTCTTTCCGCACAGGGAGCCAAAAAGACCCCCTCCCGTGTCGCTGACAGATCTATTCCGCGAGGAAAACTTTTCGGACAAGAAAGAGCCAGATTTCACCTTAGATGACTTCCATGTCGACATGTCCCAAGTGCCAACGATGCCAAGGAGAGAGCTTCAGAGAGCAGTCTTATCTAAACAGAACTATAACAAAATGATAAAGATGTTGAGTGAGGAGTTTTCACCCAGACAGGAGGAAGTCAGGACGACAGAGGTTCGTGGAGAGGATGTCGGGGTGCCGGAGTTCAAACACAGGATCCCACAGAGACAGCTCATGATTG AAATGGCTGCCATCATCGGTGATTCCATGAAGCTGCTGAGAGCCACCATGGAGAGTGAAGATGAGGAAGAGGAGGTAGAGACACGGGTCAGCTCAGGACCTCTGCTCCACCAGAAAACTCACAG GTTGGTGTCTGAGTACCCAGAGGCAGACGCTCTGTTCAACACGGTCACTAACAAGTACTTCATGGGGAGTCGCAGGAGTGGGTCACCTTTTG AAGCACAAGGAGAGGATGACACCATCTCCCCGACTGAGCTGGCAGTGTTGGATACTATAGTCAATGGAGGACATGTTCTCAGCATCAAG GCCCACTTTGTCAACCAGCTACCAGACATTGCACCCATCACCAACACCTTGGTCTACCTCAACTTGTCTTTCAACGACTTCCAT TCGTTCCCTTCTGCAGTTTTACTTCTCAAAAATCTTGAGATACTGAAGATGAGAAACAACCCCATCAACGAGATCCCACAAG GTATCTACAAGTTGAGGAAGCTGCGAACGTTTGTCCTGTCTTACTGCATGGTGACAAGTCTCCCTCTAAG CTTCTACACCCTGACTGACCTCCAGTATGTGGACCTGTCCTACAACAGGATCTCCTTCCTGCCAAATGATGTCAGGAGGCTGCA GAAATTGTATGACCTGAACTTGGAGGGAAACCAGTTGGCGGCCATGCCATGTGGTTCCCTGAAACTACGCCGTCTCAAACATCTCAAGGTCAAGAACAACTTCATGCACCCCCTGCTGTGGAAGGAGAATGCTGAGAAAATGCCTCAG CGTTTGATTGACATGTGCTCGGTGGTGCTTATGAAGGATGACCTGTACCGCAGTTATCGCAACCTTCCTGTTACGGCCCAAAGCATCCTGGACAG TACCGACGGAGTTTGCGACTGTTGTCACGGTCCCCTGTACGGTCCAGGCATCCGCCTCATCAGGCCCTGCTCCAAGATCTTCGGCATCAGGAAACTCCCCTTCTTATTCGTGGCCTGCTCTCCCCATTGTCACAACATCTTCATGACAAGTACAGCATCCATCTCCAAACTACTGTATGAAGATGACTGA